A genomic stretch from Bos javanicus breed banteng chromosome 3, ARS-OSU_banteng_1.0, whole genome shotgun sequence includes:
- the SRSF11 gene encoding serine/arginine-rich splicing factor 11 isoform X7 gives MSTVDPKLNHVAAGLVSPSLKSDTSSKEIEEAMKRVREAQSLISAAIEPDKKEEKRRHSRSRSRSRRRRTPSSSRHRRSRSRSRRRSHSKSRSRRRSKSPRRRRSHSRERGRRSRSTSKNRDKKKEDKEKKRSKTPPKSYSTARRSRSASRERRRRRSRSGTRSPKKPRSPKRKLSRSPSPRRHKKEKKKDKDKERSRDERERSTSKKKKSKDKEKERERKSESDKDVKQVTRDYDEEEQGYDSEKEKKEEKKPAEPGSPKKECSVEKGTGDSLRESKVNGDDHHEEDMDMSD, from the exons ATTGAATCATGTCGCTGCTGGTCTTGTTTCACCAAGTCTGAAATCAGATACCTCtagtaaagaaatagaggaagccATGAAGAGAGTACGAGAAGCACAGTCCCTAATTTCTGCTGCTATAGAACCAG ataagaaagaagaaaaacgaAGACACTCAAGGTCAAGATCACGTTCTAGGAGGAGGAGGACTCCCTCGTCTTCTAGGCACAG GCGGTCAAGAAGCAGATCAAGAAGGCGATCACATTCTAAGTCAAGGAGTAGACGACGATCGAAAAGTCCAAGACGGAGAAGATCTCATTCCAGAGAGAGGGGTAGAAGGTCAAGGAGCACGTCAAAAAACAG agataaaaagaaagaagacaaagaaaagaaacgtTCCAAAACGCCACCAAAAAGTTATAGCACAGCCAGACGTTCCAGAAGTGCTAGCAG AGAGAGACGACGACGAAGAAGCAGAAGTGGCACAAGATCTCCTAAAAAGCCTAGGTCTCCCAAAAGAAAATTGTCTCGCTCACCATCCCCTAGAAG AcataaaaaggagaagaagaaagataaagacaaagaaagaagcagagatgAAAGAGAGCGATCTACaagcaagaagaagaaaagtaaagataaggaaaaagaacgggaaagaaaatcagagagTGATAAAGATGTAAAA CAGGTTACACGGGACTACGATGAAGAGGAACAGGGGTATGACAgcgagaaggagaaaaaggaagagaagaaaccaGCAGAACCAGGTTCTCCTAAAAAAGAATGTTCTGTGGAAAAGGGAACTGGTGATTCACTAAGAGAGTCCAAAGTGAATGGGGATGATCATCATGAAGAAGACATGGATATGAGTGACTGA